One region of Aminobacterium colombiense DSM 12261 genomic DNA includes:
- a CDS encoding TRAP transporter small permease, with amino-acid sequence MKKFFSHVEKIEFILGSIGLLTAIVLTFCQVVNRYWLHFEIMWIADFALYIFIFTIYIAIPYGAALKTHIAVDILPDHFCGDDRAKRAIFDIVKSSVTILMVLSISSPVMRVAKRAYRYPEYATLVRWFNMSWLIYAMAVMIVLVILHYGWHVACDVYELKQLRWISVNEGEAK; translated from the coding sequence ATGAAAAAATTTTTTTCGCACGTAGAGAAAATAGAGTTTATTTTAGGTTCTATAGGGCTTTTGACAGCAATCGTTCTTACGTTCTGTCAAGTAGTCAATCGGTACTGGTTGCATTTCGAAATTATGTGGATTGCTGATTTTGCGCTTTATATCTTCATTTTCACAATTTATATTGCTATCCCCTATGGTGCGGCTCTGAAAACACATATTGCTGTCGATATTCTCCCCGATCATTTTTGCGGGGATGACAGGGCGAAAAGGGCGATCTTCGATATCGTTAAGAGTTCTGTCACCATCCTTATGGTGCTTTCTATTAGTAGTCCTGTTATGAGAGTTGCTAAAAGAGCGTATAGATACCCGGAGTACGCGACTCTTGTTCGCTGGTTCAATATGAGCTGGCTTATTTACGCAATGGCAGTAATGATCGTTTTGGTGATTCTCCATTACGGCTGGCATGTAGCTTGTGATGTTTACGAGTTAAAACAACTCCGCTGGATTTCAGTAAATGAAGGGGAGGCAAAATAG
- a CDS encoding TRAP transporter large permease, with protein sequence MLDLGTVTTLIAFLVGIVLGFPIGWLFIGSTALGLFVMGSPTVFMANAFFHSLDSSTIMAIAFFVFSGALISEAGLADRIVNFSYSLVGRLRGGLTGVGIVATLFLSALTGSSVPCIAALIPLLVPRLEKFGYRRVYTTALLCSSSYLGYLIPPSVPAMIYCLLAGQSVAALFLATVFPGILLAIGYGMLNYFMVGRYTFESTEKPLLPTTFEESVKDILHTGKIAIPALGCPVLILVGIYGGIFTPNEAGGIAAVYCLLIGWFVYRELTNAKLKKALSSTIGTFGMTTLLLAGGTILTRYLTRQGVAQEVANFMLNMFENKYLILLMLNFFLLILGMFLDGIPILILVVPLALPLMQELGINLVHLGAIMVVNVGIGVMTPPFAMSIFVGSRLAEVPAAELTKTMLPFLFLVSIPVLLLTTYIPALSCWLPEILLGSSIVGPW encoded by the coding sequence ATGTTAGACCTCGGTACGGTGACCACACTAATTGCTTTTCTTGTGGGGATCGTTCTGGGTTTCCCCATAGGGTGGCTTTTTATAGGTTCAACGGCTTTGGGCCTTTTTGTTATGGGGAGCCCTACGGTCTTTATGGCAAATGCTTTTTTTCATTCGTTAGATTCATCAACAATTATGGCTATAGCGTTTTTTGTTTTTTCAGGAGCGTTGATATCAGAGGCAGGATTGGCAGATCGCATAGTTAACTTTTCTTATTCACTGGTTGGGCGCCTCAGAGGCGGTCTTACGGGCGTAGGTATTGTGGCGACTCTATTCCTTAGTGCTTTAACGGGATCATCCGTCCCCTGCATTGCGGCGCTGATTCCATTGCTGGTGCCGCGGTTGGAGAAGTTCGGCTACAGAAGGGTGTATACGACAGCTCTTCTTTGTTCTTCAAGCTATTTGGGATATCTGATTCCTCCCAGTGTGCCTGCAATGATCTATTGTCTTCTGGCGGGGCAGTCTGTGGCGGCCCTCTTTCTGGCCACTGTCTTTCCGGGGATCTTGCTGGCTATTGGTTACGGGATGCTAAACTACTTTATGGTGGGGCGTTATACGTTTGAAAGCACAGAAAAACCTTTGCTTCCCACCACTTTTGAAGAATCTGTTAAAGATATATTGCACACAGGCAAGATTGCCATTCCGGCGCTCGGTTGTCCAGTGCTGATCCTCGTTGGTATCTATGGCGGAATCTTTACTCCTAACGAAGCTGGCGGCATTGCCGCAGTATACTGTCTTTTGATAGGCTGGTTTGTCTATCGTGAACTTACCAACGCCAAGCTGAAGAAGGCTCTCTCCAGCACTATTGGTACTTTTGGTATGACTACTTTGCTTCTCGCCGGCGGAACAATCCTTACCCGCTACCTTACCCGTCAGGGAGTAGCTCAGGAAGTGGCCAATTTTATGCTGAACATGTTTGAAAACAAATATCTCATTCTTCTCATGTTAAACTTCTTCCTTTTGATACTGGGCATGTTCCTTGATGGTATTCCTATTTTGATCCTCGTTGTTCCCTTGGCGCTTCCTCTTATGCAGGAGCTCGGCATAAACTTGGTGCACCTTGGAGCTATCATGGTTGTCAATGTGGGAATAGGAGTCATGACACCGCCCTTTGCTATGTCAATCTTTGTTGGTTCACGACTGGCAGAGGTACCGGCCGCAGAATTAACAAAAACGATGTTGCCGTTTTTGTTTTTGGTCTCAATTCCCGTTTTGTTGCTGACTACATATATTCCAGCATTGTCATGCTGGCTTCCTGAAATTCTTTTGGGATCATCCATAGTGGGACCATGGTAA
- a CDS encoding N-acyl-D-amino-acid deacylase family protein: MFDILIKNGTCYAGDGKPGFVSDVAIEAGVIAAIGNLQNAEAKRVIDARNLAVAPGFIDTHSHSDLVALVEPEIANKTTQGITTDIIGQDGMSLAPVKTEYVGTWKKVMAGLEGQYEVEWDWLSSSDYLSRLDDQPLGPNLGYLAPYGNIRMCAVGLDNRPATKDEIAKMQNLLEEAILNGAMGLSTGLIYPPCSYASEDEIAELTKVLTKYGLPLVIHQRSEADYILESMDEVIRISRKSGCPIHFSHFKLCGKKNAHLFDAVMEKLEIASREISVSFDQYPYTAGSTTFSVILPPWVHDGGADKALARLADPVARERMKQDIHNGIPGWDNFIDFAGMENISVTFVKTDKNADVVGKNMIEIGKLRGKDPLDAAFDVLLEEEMVVGLVDFYGYEEHIEKILAHPLQNVCTDGILGAHPHPRVYGSFPRVLGSYVRERKILDLPTAIHKMTGRPASIFKMKNRGFLKEGYAADITIFDPETVIDTATYENPKQFSKGIPYVMVGGKLAVDDEVVMKGKSGRVVRFEG; this comes from the coding sequence TTGTTTGATATTTTAATTAAAAACGGTACCTGTTATGCAGGAGACGGAAAACCTGGTTTTGTTTCTGATGTGGCTATTGAGGCAGGAGTTATAGCGGCAATAGGCAATCTGCAAAACGCAGAAGCAAAGCGAGTGATCGATGCTCGGAATTTAGCAGTAGCTCCAGGATTTATCGACACCCACAGCCACTCTGATCTTGTTGCACTTGTAGAACCTGAAATTGCAAATAAGACAACCCAGGGAATAACCACAGACATAATAGGACAGGATGGAATGTCTCTTGCCCCAGTTAAGACGGAGTATGTCGGAACATGGAAAAAAGTCATGGCTGGCCTGGAAGGGCAATATGAAGTGGAGTGGGATTGGCTTAGTTCCTCCGATTATCTCTCCCGGTTAGATGATCAGCCTCTTGGGCCCAATCTTGGCTATCTTGCTCCTTATGGAAATATACGTATGTGTGCTGTGGGTCTTGACAATCGTCCAGCTACAAAGGACGAAATCGCAAAAATGCAAAATCTCCTGGAAGAAGCCATATTAAATGGAGCGATGGGCTTATCTACAGGTTTGATCTATCCTCCTTGCAGTTACGCGTCAGAGGATGAAATAGCCGAGCTTACAAAGGTGCTTACTAAATACGGTCTTCCTCTGGTGATTCACCAGAGAAGCGAGGCAGATTATATATTGGAGTCCATGGACGAGGTAATAAGGATCAGCCGGAAATCTGGCTGCCCCATCCACTTCTCTCACTTTAAACTCTGTGGCAAGAAGAATGCTCATCTCTTCGACGCTGTAATGGAGAAACTGGAAATAGCATCCAGAGAAATCTCAGTTTCCTTTGATCAGTACCCTTATACCGCTGGGAGCACGACGTTCAGCGTCATTCTTCCTCCTTGGGTTCATGACGGAGGCGCAGATAAGGCACTAGCTCGTTTGGCCGACCCCGTGGCCCGTGAACGGATGAAACAGGATATTCATAATGGCATTCCCGGATGGGATAACTTCATTGATTTTGCGGGAATGGAAAATATATCTGTAACTTTCGTTAAAACTGACAAAAATGCCGATGTAGTAGGCAAGAATATGATCGAGATCGGCAAGTTGAGAGGGAAAGATCCACTTGACGCGGCTTTTGATGTTCTTCTTGAGGAAGAAATGGTGGTAGGGCTGGTCGATTTTTACGGCTATGAGGAGCACATTGAAAAAATCCTCGCCCACCCCCTTCAAAACGTTTGCACCGATGGCATTCTTGGAGCCCACCCTCATCCCAGGGTATATGGTTCTTTCCCCAGAGTGTTGGGAAGTTATGTGCGGGAACGTAAGATTCTGGATCTTCCTACGGCGATTCACAAAATGACCGGACGGCCCGCTTCAATTTTCAAGATGAAAAATAGAGGTTTTCTTAAAGAAGGTTATGCGGCAGATATCACAATCTTTGACCCCGAAACCGTTATCGACACCGCGACTTACGAAAATCCAAAGCAGTTTTCCAAAGGAATTCCTTATGTCATGGTAGGCGGAAAGCTCGCAGTTGATGATGAAGTAGTTATGAAGGGGAAATCGGGGCGAGTGGTTAGGTTTGAAGGTTAG
- a CDS encoding YgeY family selenium metabolism-linked hydrolase: MAMEWSESLVSLCREMIRRPSLSGQEKEMADFVEQRMIELGFDSVERDHYGNVSGRIVLGSGGRRILFEGHMDHVDIVDPSKWTHDPFGAEVVDGRIYGRATSDMKGNLAASIMAAALIKKEKADLNGEIIVAGSVHEECFEGVASEAIGKRWNPDCVVIGEASSLNLKRGQRGRAEVVLETYGKSAHSSNPEVGLNAVKAMVPLLSAIENEFEPKEQPVLGKGILELTDIISSPYPGASVVPERCRVTYDRRLLVGETDTEVLAQIQKIIDEEKGRNPQLKANVSLAVGRETCYTGDSIEATRYAPGWLFPEDNWFVAAAMRGLREAGLNPELSHYAFCTNGSYYAGKAGIPTIGFGGSLESLAHVVDEYIEIDQLEKACLGYMGIIRSVLG; this comes from the coding sequence ATGGCTATGGAGTGGAGTGAGTCTTTAGTTTCTTTATGTAGAGAAATGATACGCCGGCCCAGTCTTTCCGGGCAGGAAAAAGAAATGGCTGATTTTGTAGAACAGAGGATGATAGAACTAGGATTTGACTCTGTAGAGCGGGATCATTATGGAAACGTTTCAGGGCGCATTGTTCTGGGCAGCGGCGGGCGTCGAATACTTTTTGAGGGACATATGGACCATGTTGATATAGTGGATCCCTCCAAGTGGACCCACGACCCCTTCGGTGCGGAAGTAGTTGATGGACGTATATATGGAAGGGCAACATCAGACATGAAGGGAAACCTTGCCGCTTCCATCATGGCGGCAGCCTTGATAAAAAAAGAAAAGGCAGACCTTAACGGCGAGATCATAGTTGCGGGCTCTGTCCATGAAGAGTGTTTTGAAGGGGTTGCATCCGAGGCCATAGGCAAGCGTTGGAATCCTGACTGTGTTGTTATCGGCGAGGCGTCCTCTCTGAATCTTAAAAGAGGGCAACGTGGTCGCGCAGAAGTTGTTTTGGAAACTTATGGCAAATCAGCTCACTCCTCCAACCCAGAGGTAGGTTTGAATGCCGTCAAGGCTATGGTTCCTCTTCTTTCTGCTATAGAGAATGAGTTTGAGCCAAAGGAACAGCCGGTCCTTGGCAAGGGAATCCTCGAGTTGACAGATATCATCTCTTCTCCTTATCCTGGAGCCAGTGTAGTGCCTGAACGCTGCCGTGTAACCTATGACCGCCGGCTTCTGGTTGGCGAGACGGATACAGAGGTTTTGGCCCAGATCCAGAAGATTATTGATGAAGAGAAGGGGCGCAATCCCCAGCTTAAAGCAAACGTATCCCTTGCGGTTGGAAGGGAAACCTGCTATACAGGCGATTCTATAGAAGCCACCCGTTACGCGCCAGGATGGCTTTTCCCTGAAGATAACTGGTTTGTGGCCGCAGCCATGCGCGGTTTGCGCGAGGCAGGTTTGAACCCAGAGCTTTCTCACTATGCCTTCTGTACCAATGGCAGCTACTATGCTGGAAAAGCGGGAATCCCAACCATAGGTTTTGGCGGTTCCCTGGAATCTCTGGCCCATGTGGTCGATGAGTATATTGAGATAGACCAGCTTGAGAAGGCCTGTCTCGGCTATATGGGAATTATCCGTTCTGTGTTGGGATAA
- the arcC gene encoding carbamate kinase, producing the protein MGKRILVALGGNAILQPGQKGTSAEQVTNIDKTVKQLIDVVEKGYELVLTHGNGPQVGAILIQHEMAKEAIPAMPLDFCGAESQGLIGYMLCQSIRNECAGRGLKKEAVCIVTQVEVDPHDKAFRNPTKPVGPFYTQAEAEQNMAERGERWIEDAGRGWRKVVPSPEPKEIVEKEVIRALVDQGTVVIASGGGGIPVCRNDQGQLYGVEAVIDKDLAGERLALDVGADIFVILTDVSHAILHYNTPQQKPLKKVTLEEMKKYIEEGHFRAGSMGPKVRAALNFVKKGGGRAIIARLDQVIPALKGEVGTQIESTL; encoded by the coding sequence ATGGGGAAAAGGATTCTTGTCGCACTGGGAGGCAACGCAATTTTGCAGCCTGGTCAAAAAGGGACGTCGGCGGAACAGGTGACAAATATTGATAAGACTGTAAAGCAGCTCATAGATGTTGTTGAAAAAGGGTATGAGTTAGTTTTGACCCATGGAAATGGCCCTCAGGTGGGAGCCATTTTGATACAGCACGAGATGGCAAAAGAGGCAATTCCTGCCATGCCCCTTGATTTCTGTGGGGCAGAAAGCCAGGGCCTTATCGGATACATGCTATGTCAGAGCATACGCAACGAATGTGCCGGGCGGGGACTTAAAAAAGAAGCTGTTTGTATTGTTACTCAAGTTGAAGTGGACCCTCACGATAAGGCATTCAGAAATCCTACTAAGCCTGTCGGCCCCTTTTATACTCAGGCAGAAGCGGAACAGAATATGGCTGAGCGGGGTGAACGCTGGATCGAGGATGCCGGAAGGGGCTGGCGGAAAGTAGTCCCTTCTCCGGAGCCTAAGGAAATTGTAGAAAAAGAAGTGATACGCGCCCTTGTAGACCAGGGAACGGTTGTTATTGCCTCTGGTGGCGGTGGCATCCCTGTCTGTCGGAACGATCAGGGACAATTGTATGGAGTTGAGGCTGTTATAGACAAAGATTTAGCTGGCGAGCGGCTTGCTCTGGATGTAGGGGCGGATATCTTCGTAATATTGACAGATGTTTCTCATGCAATTCTTCATTACAACACCCCCCAGCAGAAACCTTTAAAGAAAGTTACTCTGGAGGAAATGAAAAAATACATAGAGGAAGGGCATTTCCGGGCTGGTTCAATGGGACCGAAAGTGCGGGCAGCACTCAATTTTGTAAAAAAAGGGGGAGGAAGGGCTATCATTGCCAGATTAGATCAGGTCATTCCCGCCTTGAAAGGTGAAGTTGGCACCCAAATAGAGAGTACGCTCTAA